The nucleotide window gcagtatgtggtctggcattgtcatgttggaaaatgcaaggtcttccctgaaagagacgacgtctggatgggagcgcAAGTTGTtctacctttcagcattgatgttgCCTTTCCAggtgtgtaagctgcccatgccacacgcactcatgcaaccccataccatcagagatgcaggcttctgaactgagcgctgataacatcttgggttgtccttatcctctttagtccggatgacatggcgtcccagttttccaaaaataacttaaaattttgattcgtctgaccacagaacagttttccactttgccacagtccattttaaatcagCTTTGGGCCAGAGAAAACGTCTgcacttctggatcatgtttagatatggcttcttttttgacctatagagttttagccggcaacggcaaatggcacggtggattgtgttcatcgacaatgttttctggaagtattcctgagcccatgttgtgatttccattacagaagcattcctgtatgtgatgcagtgccgtctaaggccCTGAAAATCATgagcatccagtatggttttccggccttgacccttatgcacagagattgttccagattctttggataatattatgcactgtagatgatgataactttaaactctttgcaatttttctctgagaaattcctttctgatattgctccacaaTTTtttgccgcagcattggggTAATTGGTGCTCCTCTGCCCATCtagacttctgagagacactgccacccTGAGAGgcactttttatacccaatcatgttgccaattgacctaataagttgcaaattggtcctccagctgttccttatatgtacatttaatgtttccggcctcttattgctgcctgtcccaactttttgggaatagctctcatgaaatccaaaatgaggcaatatttggcatgacatttcaaaatgtctcactttcaacatttgatatgttatctatattctattgtgaataaaatataagtttatgagttttgtaaattatttcattccttttttattcacaatttgttcagtgtcccaacttttttggaatcgggtttgtatttgTCTTGATATTAATTTCAGATTTATCCTTATGTAAGATTATAAAAGCAGACTTCATTTATTGCAGAAACAAGTATattatgaataatgaataattttttataaaaaaaacgtaaatTAATTAGAGGATGTGCACTTCAGGTAGACTGCAAAGAAAACCTTATAAaactatattaaataataaaagcattaagggtgtgtgtgtgtgtgtgtgtgtgtgtgtgtgtgtgtgtgtgtgtgtgtgtgtgtgtgtgtgtgtgtgtgtgtgtgtgtgtgtgtgtgtgtgtgtgtgtgtgtgtgtgtgtgtgtgtgtgtgtgtgtgtgtgtgtgagtgactgtgtgtgtgtcttacacgAATGAGCtacaaatgttaaaatatttttataatgttggaaCTCATTCCGAAAATTCAGTCTTTTCATTGATGATTACTGCTTTGCTTATCTAATCACACAAATTAGCTTAAAAGTGTATGTTTAACCCATGTCAAGTTCACTGAATAATTTGTCTAAAGAAAAGTTGTATTATTTagttgtcatttttattattaaacttaagaCAGGTGGTTGAAAACTACTACACACTAAGAGTACAAATCAGCAGGCATGCAATTGATGGGTTAAGATCATGTACCATGTCCTGCTGTGAACACATTTCTATTTTACATCCATTGGTTTTGGCATGGAGCTCTCCATTTAAGCAGAAAGTCTCCACCAAAATAAAGACTGGGCCACCATTTTGTATATCTTTTGCAAATCGTTCAGAACGGCCAAGAACATCAGAGGCTTTCTGGGCTGGTGCTGATTTATGAAGCACGTTGGCACCGGAATGCTGTCAGGATACCGACAATATATCTGAACGCCAGTTCTCCCATTTTTCATCACAGCAGCAAACTGAGCAAAGACCAAACAGGAGAGGAGCTGTAAATCGTAACTGCACTTCCAAACCACACTTTCTGAGAGAACTGAACGTTTCTGAACTTCTCCTTGGAGAGCGACACATTCCAGCATAGTCCATACACAAGAGAATGATGAGAATGAATGTAAAGGTTTCCATAGTTCAGGTGCAACATTCCATGTGCTGGTGTTATTGCACTCCTCGGACCAGTGCCATCAGACAGTCCATGATTAGAAGCTTCTTGTACTGTTCCTTCATTTACAAGCAGCAGCATTAATCAGGaagctaattaaaataaatttctgTCATAAAGTATATATAGAAATCAATAAAGAAGGAAACCCTAAAGTATTTGCATAGAACAAACCTTAGAACAAACCTTAACAAACCATAGAACAATTTGCATAGAACAAACCATAGAACAAACCTTTTTGTTTGTGATTTTCATCACAAACAAAAAGAGTTTAGTTTTGctaaaagaatattttaaagCCAACAAAGGATCCACTGTCCTCCTGAGAGAATGACAGACACTATGAGTACAAGGAGAGCAGTAGGAAAGTAAAAGAGGAAGCaaaattttttacagtgtacagCAAACAGACCAAAGTACATACCAAACTCTAAAGGAATTAAGATGCAAATGCAAACAAGAGTACTATTTAGAGTATACAAATAAGTATAGCTTAATCTACATATCAGTGTACAGACCTTATACTGACAAAAAGTAGTTAAGACAAGTCTATACTATAACTCTatactttaaaatgtaacattCAAATACTTAAttgttattttgaataaaattatgtaaactaaaactcaatataaacaaaatacattgtAGTGGTGGGGTGGTAAATGTAGGATCCAGTGGTGGGTCATGCATTTGGttcctgggccttcagtgaggacttaccagactaaatccacctcttaataccaccatcaTGTCGCAATATAGAAACCataaatactatacaaaaacgtattgtattgtattcacTGATCTGGAAGtggtaaacaaaccctttcccaggctgagacaagctagctagcttcggggttggccaacctcttCTCACGaagtctagcttttcttgaaaatggacttttaagtatgtctgagaccaaatcaatttctcttcctccgtagacataaaaaagtctaactcagatgtattaatctgtgcagagcactacagacgtttttgccagtcaaacttggctgtaacagtttttcTCTGACCTACCAATCAGAGAAtggacgctattctgggccggctaggcgaatttgaaatcttattggttaaagaaacagacccattgctaataatttctatggtaaaaaggccaacagtacagactttgaaggccctgggcagctTAGATTGACATGgtagcacatagaggctgaaatctgattgggaaaaaaaaatctaacatccacatacatatactggaagcagtgcagccaagagaaacactacgaaagaAGAGAATAAAcatttggaaataaattaataaaatttcatggaacaaatattagaatttattttgtaaatgtaggtcagtgcttttgaTTAGGCTAGCAGAGAAGGCTTgtctggccctgaccgcccaccactggttGGATCCCAGGTAGAGGTGGCACGGGTAGGATCTCAGGTTGACATAATATAGGTCCCAGGTGAGGGTAGTAAAGGTAGAGACTTtggtgggtttaaaaaaaaaatggtcccACTCAGGGGTGGTAAAGAAGtctgatggttttttttttaggcatgGATGTATTTTTGATACATCTATTTCAATCCCCCCTGCCAGATTAAATCAAATGTGCATGTGATGTGCAGGGCAGGATAAGATCTGAGTTTTTCAGAGCTTTATCCCACTAAGGAACAATCTGCACCCTCTATGAACATCTGTCAGTTTCCATGTGAAAGCAAGAAGCAGAGTATATTTGCTTCATAAATTTTGCTGGTTTTGTTTCTGTATAAACGTCAGGAATGCCTTGAAGGCAAAACAAACAGCCGACATTCCCAGGTTTCATTCTGAGTTCTCTATCAACAGCAGCTGAAGCGAGCTATttctaggaaaaaaaaaaaaaaacagatgtagaTCTAACACCTTGAGAACAACAGTCGAAATGAAGGATTAGGTGTGGTAGTGATGGTATTTGGATTTTTGTCAGGTTTTAAAGAATGATGTCTAGAAATGAATTAGCATTAAAAAGATCATCACTGACTGTACACAACACTGAACATCAGAGATCTTCTCCATCACCAACACCTCCTACAGCAATCAATCATAATCGATCATGTCATAATAAATACCTTTCTATTATATAGGcctataaaaaagtaaaatgtccaAGCTAACTGTCCAACTTTTCATAAAGAATAAATCTATTTACCATTTACAAATCTTCCAAAATCATAGTAGCTTCtgataatgtttatatatatatatatatatatatatatatatatatatatatatatatatataaattatttcattataaatgtaaaatatttgtgcaAAATTGTTGATAGGTAATGCATTTTTTGCATTGTTAATATAGTAATCAATCAGTGTGTATAAGCAAGCAAGTGTGACTGCAGACTCATCCcaagtaatttttatttatactcgTGTCTAAAACATGTCCCAAGATACTGTTATGGTTAGCTTGCACAACACGTATCTATATATTATCCATATAATCAAAATCTCATCTgagtaagaaaagaaaacaacactAAGTAAGCTTTAATATAGGGTTAGGGACTAGACATTGAATATGAGCAAATCTTGATTAATAAAAGTTCATGGtttggttttgtgtttattgcagTAATTCAGAATGAGGGAATACAAACCCAGATCCAGACGCAATTTCAAAGCTGAACTCTGCTCTGCCGTAACAAACAACCTTGTAGCTGAATTGTAAATTGTCCTGACGTGACCTCACAGCAAAGGGACAAATCTTACCAAAAGACATGGCCTATTAAAGCTTTTCTGTAACACAGTCCAAAATAAGGTCTATTTAAACCCTAATCAGCAGCAAACAAAATTCCTGACTCTGAACAtaatggaaagaaaatgaagtgttACTGAGTTAGCCAGCAGGGACCAGAGTCCTACAAATTCCttgaaaacatttataacatttattatttacatctgACCTTCAGCTGTTGGATGGAGtttatacaaattttttttttgaaacaGCATGTTTCCTTTCAGATACATCACCATGTTTTCACTTCAGATCTTTCTTCAGTAAATGTCCAAGATAAAGCCAGTTCTcattgttatgttttttttttttttattgtcttgatttgtatattttttgccAAATTTGATACTGTATAACAACCATACATGTCATTTCTAAAGCTAAATAGACTAAATAAGTGCATACCTTCATCATACAAAGGAGTAACATATATTACTCCTCTGTCTCTTTAGTATTTATTAAAGCGTTTGTACTTCTTTTTAATATAGTTATTAATTACTCAAATTATACCATTAAAAATGGTAAGTATTATTTGTATGTCTAATGTCTATCCCAGACATAAAATCAAccaatgaataaacaaacaattttatttctcactgcatttaaataatgttacatttaaatgtatataataattgtatttgtatctgACATTTCAGTCCCAGTCCAACAAAAACATCTTATTtaacatataattataatttttttaaaaaccataaaGAATTATAAGTCACAAGTCTCAATtaaaaattaagtttttatCACTGTACCTAAGCATTCAAATTAGACATACCTTGTTCCATTATGGAAGCCCAAAACTTAGTAATTTAACTAATCCATAGCTTGTTGGGTTGTGACATAGGAAAACAAGCTCAAACATAAGCCCACCCTCAAAAACACCCTTAAGTTGATTTAAAGTCTGGTTAACATTTCTGACTCATAACTAACGtgaccagaaaaaaacaaatttagatGATCAGTTAAATAACACCAATGTAGAGTTTTTGTTTTGGCATTTATTTGACTTAATTAAGATGAATGAAAATTGGCACATATGTTTTTACTggttaataatgaataattgccagtgtgtgtgtgtgtgtgtgtgtgtgtgtgtgtgtgtgtgtgtgtgtgtgtgtgtgtgtgtgtgtgtttgtttgtctgtgtctgtgtctgtgtgtggtgtgtgttgacTATTCTGCTGCCAGGAGACATGTGTATAGGGATAAGAGTAGCTTTATTGCTGTATAAATTACAGTCCTATATGTGATTCATGACTCGTCAAATAGTTTCCTGCTAAGATCTGAGAAATGTTTAACCGCACAGTTGTATGTTTGTTCGGCTAACAGCTCTGCCGACTCTTCATTCTTTGTTTACTCCCCTGATCTTTAACAGGGCTTTAGTGAGCCGTCAATCATGATTGTGTAGAACTTGTGTAGCATACAGTCAGGGGTGTGAAAGATTGAAGCTCTCTAAACCAGTACTACATCACACTTCATGTATCGATATCAGGTGTTGGTTATTTACTAAGAAACTGTGCACacagtttctgtgtgtgtgtgtgtgtgtgtgtgtgtgtgtgtgtgtgtgtgtgtgtgagtgagagtgtgagtgtgagtgtgagtgtaagtgtgtgcagGGTCAGGAGTTTTTGCATTTTCATAGGCAGTAAACTGTGACCTGCTAATGCACAACTGTCCAATCAGCTGGTTGGGAACTCTGGCAAACCACACCCACTTTCTCATCTTTctttacaaatctttttttttttttttttttgcaagtaaGTGTATAAATTAGACAGAGGAATTGAGCAGAGCCATATATTTTCACAAGGCTCCTGGCAAAGCCATAATATCATGAAGAAGGAAGTTTCTCTGTCCGTCTGTGCACAGGTGatcgtttttttatatataaactttgatgcatgatatatttttatttatataattgacTGCAAAAGATTGTACACTCTTCAAACTTATTTGGTTTTATGGTttgataaatatttgattttatgtTGATGCTACTTCATTGGTCAAGATGATATAattggaaaaacaaaatgatcacatttcttcttttcttaaagttgtttttctttaacatgTTTTCTGTAAAAACTATAGAGTGACTTTAGAGTTATTAACAAAATCATTCAAATAATTTCAAACAAATGAATTAGGGTATTGCTGTTATATTGTAATATGATATTACTGGGATTCAGTATGTATTCTTCTCATGAAGACATTTTGTTAGTGTTATCATTCATGTTTATTAACACTCCTTTACAGTTAGCATGCAAGCTAATAACAGAGAAATTTTACTTTTCCTTGTGTTCTCCAAGCAGGTTCTGTTATTGTGTGCAGTGATGTGTGCGAGACAGAGAGGAGAACCATGTTCACACACAGAGCCGTGTCAGAAGGGGCTGCACTGTCGCTACACAGGAGGAACCCGGAACAGGCCTGGACTGTGTGCTCGTGAGTGTCAGCTTCAGGCTACTCTGAGGTGTGCATGTGGTTTAGGGTTAGATTTAAGGTGCAGTTTAGGTTTAATTAGGAGTAGGGTTGCTGTTGGACTTGTTTTTGATGATTTATAATTAGTTGTGGGGTTTGGTTTAAAATCTGATTTGGTGTTTGGGGTGGGATCTGGTTCTCGTTTAATTTTGGGGTCTGACTTTGAGATTTGGGTTGAGATTTTTCAAGTCTGGTATAATTTGAGTTTGAGTAAGGCTTTTTGGGGTTGGTTTCAGGTCTGGTTTAGTGTTCATGGTGGGGTCTGGTTTAGGGTTTATTTTGGTGTTTGGCATGAATTTTGTTTTAGGAACTAGTTTGGGATTTGTCTAAGGGTCTGATTGTTGGTCTGAATCATATATAATTTAGGGTCTGGTTTGGGGCATTGTTTAGGTTTTGAGTTGAGGACTAGTTTAGGTTCTGCTATGTGATGTTTATGATGCTATTTATGTTAAACAGAGTGTTATGTTTTTTCTCTTGAGCAGCTCCTGATGCAGAATCATGTGTACTTGGAAAGTCTGTGTACCACAACGGAGAGACATTCTTCCCAAGCTGCAGttaccagtgtgtgtgtcatggtGGGCAAATCAGCTGTGTCCCCCGCTGTAATCTAGATGTGATGCTTCCGAGTCCGGAATGTCCATTCCCACGGAAGGTGCAAGTTCCAGGAGAATGCTGTGAGAAGTGGGTGTGTGATGCACAGGCCGAGGTCAGCATGCTGGGGGGTTTTGCCATGGCAGGTAACTCCTGGTATTTTAATTGTTGACTTTGAGAAAATTTGTATCCACCTGGTTAATTCTGTATTGATTATTTTCAGTGCCATATTGTAACTTATTTTGTGCGTTTTTGCAAATCTCAGCATACAGACAGGAGGAGACAGTGGGCTTTGATCCCACTATGGAATGCATCGAGCAGACAACAGAGTGGAGTGCATGTTCACGTTCCTGCGGAATGGGTGTGTCTACACGGGTGACGAATCGGAACCGCCGTTGTGAGATGGTAAAACAGAACCGCTTGTGTATGGTGCGTCCCTGCCACACTCTCAAAGAGCAAGCAGACCCTCAGGTGAGAAACATCCAGATAAGTGAGAGCTATCTGTCTGATTGAGTGGAAACATACCAATGTCTTGATTTTCTTAGCCATGTAAATCTactatttatgtgtgtgtgtgtgtgtgtgtgtgtgtgtgtgtgtgtgtgtgtgtgtgtgtgtgtggtgcgtaATGAATCAATTGAAAATTCAAAGaactttatttgttttgctgttcatttcttttataaCATTTGATGTGTCATGGTCATCCTGTCATGACACTAAATTTTGTGTCATATTGCTATTTTTAAGTAACAAATACTGATAAGACCACTTGCTAATGAGGTTAGTAGATTTAGTTCATATTTTAGTTTCATAACCATGTGTGTGGATATTTACCCCATAGGAATCTGGGACATGTCTCGAGGTGACTCAGAGCCCCAAGCCTGTCCACTTCACCTTCCGGAACTGTTCAAGCGTGCAGGCATTTCGTCCTCGTTTCTGCGGCCAGTGTTCAGATGATCGCTGCTGTACGCCGCACGCCACCAAAACGGCCCCTGTGACATTCAGCTGTCCAAATGGAAGCACACTCAAGAGACTTTTCATGTTCATTCGTACATGTGTGTGTCACCGTAACTGCCCTGCTGAAAATGTATCAAAGCATGGACCCG belongs to Silurus meridionalis isolate SWU-2019-XX chromosome 4, ASM1480568v1, whole genome shotgun sequence and includes:
- the LOC124384986 gene encoding CCN family member 3-like; amino-acid sequence: MKKEVSLSVCAQVLLLCAVMCARQRGEPCSHTEPCQKGLHCRYTGGTRNRPGLCAPPDAESCVLGKSVYHNGETFFPSCSYQCVCHGGQISCVPRCNLDVMLPSPECPFPRKVQVPGECCEKWVCDAQAEVSMLGGFAMAAYRQEETVGFDPTMECIEQTTEWSACSRSCGMGVSTRVTNRNRRCEMVKQNRLCMVRPCHTLKEQADPQESGTCLEVTQSPKPVHFTFRNCSSVQAFRPRFCGQCSDDRCCTPHATKTAPVTFSCPNGSTLKRLFMFIRTCVCHRNCPAENVSKHGPEIGYTAILTR